A window of Thermus caldifontis contains these coding sequences:
- the dmpG gene encoding 4-hydroxy-2-oxovalerate aldolase: protein MIFDLSQARPPVVVDTTLRDGSHAHRHQYTQEEVRAIAQLLDEAGVHALEVSHGDGLGGSSIQYGFSRVSEMELIRTVRETVKRAKVAALLLPGIGTRKELKEAVEAGIQIVRIATQCTEADISQQHFGMAKELGLEAVGFLMMSHMRSPEFLAEQAQLMEEYGADVVYIVDSAGAMLPQDAYQRVKALKSALTRARVGFHAHNNLGLAIGNTLAALAAGADWVDGTLRGYGAGAGNAATEVLAAVLDKAGLNPGLDVFKLLDGAEYVMGPILHFQPYPDRDSIAIGYAGVYSTFLLHAKRIGRELGVDPMAILLELGRRQAVAGQEDWILRVALELKEKEVEVVAD from the coding sequence ATGATCTTTGATCTTTCCCAGGCCAGACCTCCGGTGGTGGTGGACACCACCCTGCGGGATGGTTCCCATGCCCACCGGCACCAGTACACCCAGGAAGAGGTCCGGGCCATCGCCCAGCTCCTGGATGAGGCAGGGGTCCATGCCCTAGAGGTGTCCCACGGGGATGGTCTTGGGGGGAGCTCAATTCAGTACGGTTTCTCTCGGGTCAGCGAAATGGAGCTGATCCGCACGGTGCGGGAAACAGTGAAAAGGGCTAAGGTGGCGGCTCTCCTCCTACCGGGGATCGGCACCCGGAAAGAACTCAAGGAAGCCGTTGAAGCGGGCATTCAAATCGTGCGCATCGCCACCCAGTGCACCGAGGCGGACATTTCCCAACAGCACTTCGGCATGGCTAAGGAGTTGGGCCTCGAGGCGGTGGGTTTCCTCATGATGAGCCACATGCGCTCCCCAGAGTTTCTTGCGGAGCAGGCCCAACTCATGGAGGAATACGGGGCCGACGTGGTCTACATCGTGGATTCCGCCGGGGCCATGTTGCCCCAAGATGCCTACCAACGGGTGAAGGCCCTTAAGTCGGCGCTTACTCGGGCTAGGGTGGGTTTCCATGCGCACAATAACCTGGGTCTGGCCATCGGCAACACCCTGGCGGCCTTGGCGGCAGGAGCCGATTGGGTGGATGGTACCCTGAGGGGTTATGGGGCTGGGGCGGGCAATGCCGCCACCGAGGTGTTGGCAGCCGTCCTGGACAAGGCAGGCCTAAACCCGGGTCTGGACGTGTTCAAGCTGCTGGACGGGGCAGAGTACGTGATGGGGCCCATCCTCCACTTCCAACCTTATCCCGACCGGGACTCCATTGCTATTGGCTACGCTGGGGTTTACTCCACCTTTCTCCTCCACGCCAAGAGGATTGGTAGGGAGTTGGGCGTGGATCCCATGGCGATTCTCCTGGAACTGGGCCGCAGGCAAGCGGTGGCTGGACAAGAGGACTGGATCTTGCGTGTGGCCCTGGAGCTTAAGGAAAAGGAAGTGGAAGTCGTCGCGGATTGA
- a CDS encoding tautomerase family protein, with protein MVVLKVTLLEGRSLEKKRELVKRLTEVASRILYEPHEEVRVILYEVCKDQWAAGGVLLSDKEGA; from the coding sequence ATGGTGGTGCTCAAGGTGACCCTTCTGGAAGGTCGCTCCCTGGAAAAGAAGCGGGAGCTGGTTAAACGGCTTACGGAGGTGGCCTCCCGCATTTTATATGAGCCCCATGAGGAGGTACGGGTGATCCTGTACGAGGTCTGTAAGGATCAGTGGGCTGCAGGAGGAGTCCTCTTGTCCGATAAGGAGGGGGCGTGA
- a CDS encoding acetaldehyde dehydrogenase (acetylating), producing MGKVKVAILGSGNIGTDLMYKLLKNPGHMELVALVGIDPKSEGLARAKALGLEASHEGIEYILGRPEIRIVFDATSAKAHVRHAKLLREFGKIAIDLTPAARGPYVVPPVNLKEHLGEDNVNLITCGGQATIPLVYAIHRVAPVLYAEMVSTVASPSAGPGTRQNIDEFTFTTAKGLEAIGGAQMGKAIIILNPADPPIIMTNTVRTIPQDEDFDRDTLVASVRAMEAEVQTYVPGYRLKADPVFERLPTPWGERTVISVLLEVEGAGDFLPKYAGNLDIMTASARRVGEVFAQYLLGTRVEEVVA from the coding sequence ATGGGCAAGGTCAAGGTGGCGATCCTAGGTTCCGGAAACATCGGTACGGACCTGATGTATAAGCTTCTCAAAAACCCAGGGCACATGGAACTGGTGGCCCTGGTGGGAATCGACCCCAAATCCGAGGGCCTGGCCCGGGCGAAGGCCCTGGGCCTCGAGGCCAGCCACGAGGGAATCGAATACATTCTGGGGAGGCCTGAAATTCGCATCGTTTTTGATGCCACCAGCGCCAAAGCCCACGTGCGCCACGCCAAGCTCCTAAGGGAATTCGGGAAAATCGCCATCGACCTTACCCCTGCAGCCAGGGGTCCTTATGTGGTACCGCCCGTGAACCTAAAGGAGCACTTGGGCGAGGATAATGTCAACCTTATTACCTGCGGTGGGCAGGCCACGATTCCCCTGGTTTATGCGATCCATCGGGTGGCTCCGGTGCTCTATGCGGAGATGGTGTCCACCGTGGCCTCGCCTTCCGCAGGCCCAGGAACGCGGCAGAATATAGACGAGTTCACCTTTACCACGGCAAAGGGCCTAGAGGCGATAGGAGGTGCCCAGATGGGGAAGGCCATCATCATCCTTAACCCGGCGGATCCTCCCATCATCATGACCAACACCGTTCGGACTATTCCCCAAGATGAGGATTTTGACCGGGATACGCTGGTGGCCAGCGTGCGAGCCATGGAGGCCGAGGTGCAGACTTACGTGCCGGGTTACCGCCTGAAGGCGGACCCTGTTTTTGAGCGCCTCCCCACGCCCTGGGGGGAGAGGACCGTAATCTCCGTGCTTTTAGAGGTGGAAGGGGCAGGGGACTTTCTGCCCAAATATGCAGGAAATTTGGATATCATGACTGCCTCGGCTCGGAGGGTAGGCGAGGTTTTTGCCCAGTACCTCCTGGGGACGCGGGTGGAGGAGGTGGTGGCATGA
- a CDS encoding aldehyde dehydrogenase, with protein MVEPKLYKETQDRLAALGFPLFLPLEVTHYIGGEFVRGDNRFPVIYPATGEVIGTAPEGRGKEVEMAVAAAMEAFRTWGKMPPSQRRPYLRRFAEKIREYKPVFEVIESLDVGRPIHENRLGYVDRMANNIEFFADFAVTHGSEAYPMENGYINYVLRFPVGVAALITPWNMPSMLATWKIGPTLAFGNTAVLKPAEFTPLGAWLLARCAHEAGLPPGVFNVVHGFGPNSAGELLTRHPQVRLISFTGETTTGKVIMKNASDTLKRLSMELGGKAPNIVFESAHLDRAVEVTLRASFFNQGEVCLAGSRVLVQRSIYDAFLEKLVRAVRALKVGDPLDPETRMGALIAEEHLQKVMSYVEIARETATILTGGKRPDLPHPFDKGFFLEPTVVVNVKPSDQVCQEEIFGPMVVVMPFETEEEAIELANNTPYGLNAIVQTQDVGQAVRVAEALEVGTVWINDWFVRDLRVPFGGAKQSGIGREGGHYGYEFYYETKNVCIANR; from the coding sequence ATGGTGGAACCCAAGCTGTACAAGGAAACGCAGGACCGGCTCGCGGCTTTAGGTTTTCCCCTCTTTCTGCCCCTGGAGGTGACCCACTACATCGGCGGGGAGTTTGTGCGCGGCGACAACCGGTTTCCCGTAATCTATCCGGCCACTGGGGAAGTAATTGGCACTGCCCCAGAAGGGCGGGGGAAGGAGGTGGAAATGGCCGTGGCGGCAGCTATGGAGGCCTTCCGTACCTGGGGTAAGATGCCCCCCAGCCAAAGGCGCCCTTACCTTCGCCGGTTTGCGGAGAAAATCCGCGAGTACAAACCGGTCTTTGAGGTTATCGAAAGTCTGGATGTGGGCCGGCCCATCCACGAAAACCGCTTGGGTTATGTGGATAGAATGGCCAATAACATAGAGTTTTTTGCGGACTTTGCGGTCACCCATGGGTCTGAAGCCTATCCCATGGAAAATGGCTATATCAACTACGTGTTGCGCTTTCCCGTGGGTGTGGCAGCCCTGATCACTCCTTGGAACATGCCCAGCATGTTGGCCACTTGGAAGATTGGGCCCACCCTGGCTTTTGGTAATACCGCTGTCCTAAAGCCGGCGGAGTTTACCCCGCTCGGAGCCTGGCTTTTGGCCCGCTGTGCCCACGAGGCAGGGCTTCCCCCAGGGGTGTTCAACGTAGTGCACGGTTTCGGTCCCAACTCTGCTGGAGAGCTTCTCACCCGGCACCCGCAGGTCCGCCTCATCTCCTTTACGGGGGAAACCACCACGGGTAAAGTGATCATGAAAAATGCCTCGGATACCTTGAAGCGCTTGTCCATGGAGCTGGGGGGGAAGGCACCCAACATTGTCTTTGAGAGTGCCCATCTGGACCGGGCAGTTGAGGTAACCCTAAGGGCCAGCTTCTTTAATCAAGGAGAGGTTTGCCTGGCGGGTTCCCGTGTGCTTGTGCAGCGTTCCATCTACGATGCCTTCCTGGAGAAGTTGGTTCGAGCGGTCAGGGCCCTGAAGGTGGGGGATCCCCTGGATCCGGAAACCCGCATGGGAGCTCTGATCGCCGAGGAACACTTGCAAAAAGTAATGTCTTACGTGGAAATCGCCCGGGAAACCGCCACCATTCTGACCGGAGGCAAGCGACCGGATCTTCCGCATCCCTTCGACAAGGGATTCTTCCTGGAGCCCACGGTGGTGGTGAATGTAAAGCCCTCGGACCAGGTGTGCCAAGAGGAGATTTTTGGCCCCATGGTGGTGGTGATGCCCTTTGAAACGGAGGAAGAGGCCATAGAACTGGCTAATAACACGCCTTATGGCCTTAACGCCATCGTGCAAACCCAGGACGTTGGGCAAGCGGTTCGGGTGGCGGAGGCCCTCGAGGTGGGGACGGTTTGGATCAACGATTGGTTCGTGCGGGACCTTAGGGTGCCCTTCGGTGGGGCCAAACAATCGGGCATCGGCCGTGAGGGAGGGCATTACGGTTACGAGTTCTACTACGAAACCAAAAACGTGTGCATAGCTAATCGGTGA
- a CDS encoding IclR family transcriptional regulator — MLGTVQKVGEVLELFTRENPEWGVSEAAKALGIPKSSAHALLSTLAQIGLLKRGRDGRYRLGWRILTLSQVLLSTSSWRQEARRAMEELVARFGETTHLAVLECGRVVYVEKLEGTRAVRVVNTGIGMELPAHCSAVGKVLLASRPWEEVERIMATQGMPAFTPNTITTLDELFTELEAVRERGYAYDIEEVIPELCCVAAPIRDHTGEVIAAMSLSVPFYRFQQMKDEYRKAILEATRTVSERLGYMEDGVWARSRWRS; from the coding sequence ATGCTCGGAACGGTGCAAAAGGTGGGCGAGGTTTTGGAGCTTTTCACCCGGGAGAACCCGGAGTGGGGGGTGAGTGAGGCGGCGAAGGCGTTGGGCATCCCTAAGTCCAGTGCCCACGCCCTGCTTTCCACCTTGGCGCAGATCGGCCTTCTCAAGCGGGGCCGGGACGGGCGGTATCGTCTGGGCTGGCGCATCCTTACCCTTTCCCAGGTTCTTCTCTCCACCAGTTCCTGGCGGCAGGAAGCCCGGAGGGCCATGGAGGAACTGGTAGCCCGCTTTGGCGAGACCACGCATTTGGCGGTTCTAGAATGCGGGCGCGTGGTCTATGTGGAAAAGCTAGAGGGTACCCGGGCGGTTCGGGTGGTCAATACAGGGATTGGGATGGAACTTCCTGCCCACTGTAGTGCGGTTGGTAAGGTGCTCTTGGCCTCGCGACCCTGGGAGGAGGTGGAGAGGATCATGGCCACGCAGGGTATGCCGGCCTTCACCCCGAACACCATCACCACCTTGGATGAGCTTTTTACGGAGCTCGAGGCGGTGAGGGAGCGGGGATATGCCTATGACATCGAGGAGGTCATCCCAGAGCTCTGCTGCGTAGCCGCACCCATCCGCGACCATACCGGGGAAGTCATCGCAGCCATGAGCCTTTCGGTACCCTTTTACCGCTTTCAACAGATGAAGGACGAGTACCGCAAGGCTATTCTCGAGGCCACCCGCACGGTGTCCGAGCGCTTGGGTTACATGGAGGACGGGGTATGGGCAAGGTCAAGGTGGCGATCCTAG
- a CDS encoding 2-keto-4-pentenoate hydratase produces the protein MTLLDAIRQARRESRPLQGGQDWGVSLEEAYRIQEALFPGPLKGFKLGLVSEAKQRQMKASEPIFGRVHPGMLLEEVVLSHFLQPRVEPEVALVLKEDLPPGSSPGKAYRAIGRFFLAVDVLDSVWEGYRFTLPEVVADNASGGGFIVGLRAYGRLPRGDLRLYLNGEKVTEGPVEALGDPGERLSWLAGRVGGLKAGQVIFLGSPAPAVPLHKGVLELFGEGSIVLAWIG, from the coding sequence GTGACCCTTTTGGATGCCATCCGTCAGGCACGGCGCGAGTCCAGGCCTCTGCAGGGCGGGCAGGATTGGGGCGTGAGTCTTGAGGAGGCCTACCGGATCCAAGAGGCCCTATTCCCGGGTCCTCTGAAAGGGTTCAAGCTGGGCCTGGTTTCTGAGGCCAAACAGCGGCAAATGAAAGCCTCCGAGCCCATCTTTGGTAGGGTCCATCCGGGCATGCTCCTGGAGGAGGTGGTCCTGTCGCACTTCCTTCAACCTCGCGTGGAGCCGGAAGTGGCTTTGGTGCTTAAGGAAGACCTTCCTCCTGGGAGTTCCCCGGGGAAGGCCTATCGGGCCATTGGGCGGTTTTTCCTTGCGGTGGATGTGTTGGACTCGGTTTGGGAGGGCTACCGCTTTACCCTGCCCGAAGTGGTGGCGGACAATGCCTCCGGAGGTGGATTTATCGTGGGCCTCAGGGCCTATGGCCGGCTTCCCCGGGGGGACTTACGCCTTTACCTTAACGGGGAGAAGGTTACGGAAGGCCCGGTGGAGGCCCTGGGGGATCCGGGGGAGAGGCTTTCCTGGTTGGCTGGACGGGTGGGAGGGCTAAAGGCGGGCCAGGTGATCTTTCTCGGCTCCCCGGCGCCGGCGGTACCTCTGCACAAAGGGGTCCTAGAGCTTTTCGGGGAAGGAAGTATTGTTCTGGCGTGGATAGGGTAG